Proteins encoded together in one Scytonema millei VB511283 window:
- a CDS encoding DUF3067 family protein, with protein sequence MTGEDLRQLLLNKWGRSYDVQLRRTQGKIFLQVMWKYLEQASFPLSEAEYKAHLDSIASYLNEFGGVGQVRTYITQTRDRPRLGKAVSIPLDLGERASEWLL encoded by the coding sequence ATGACTGGAGAAGATTTACGCCAGCTGTTGCTGAACAAGTGGGGGCGCTCTTATGACGTGCAGTTGCGCCGTACTCAGGGCAAGATTTTTCTACAGGTGATGTGGAAATATCTCGAACAAGCCTCGTTTCCCTTGTCGGAAGCAGAGTACAAAGCCCATTTAGACTCGATCGCTAGTTACTTAAACGAGTTTGGCGGGGTGGGACAGGTACGGACATATATCACTCAAACTCGCGATCGTCCTCGATTGGGTAAAGCTGTCAGCATCCCGCTCGATCTAGGCGAACGGGCTTCCGAGTGGCTTTTGTAA
- a CDS encoding homocysteine biosynthesis protein: protein MRSLAEINDKISRKHAVVLTVEELKARVVEVGITQTAKEVDVVTTGTFEPMESSGAIINLGHTDPPIKIRRCWLDGVPAYSGFGAVDLYLGATQAVEAADGEENRLSVSETKTQIVKGGGHVIADLIAGKTVQLRAVGQVTDCYPRANFETTISRETINQFYLFNPRNLYQNFIVGVNGGDRPLFTYLGPLQPRLGNAVYSNPGAISPLFNDPDLQLIGIGTRIFLGGGIGYIAWEGTQHFPLQKRLPNQTPIGPAATLALIGDAKQMNPQWVRGCYFKSYGPSLMLGVGVPLPVLTETVVANCAVQDRDLVAPIVDFSIPRRVRPTFGLVSYAQLKSGRMAIDGKSVRVAPLASIALSRQVARELKQWIEAGTFTLTEPVAPIPKERSFLPQDRWTEF, encoded by the coding sequence ATGCGATCGCTTGCTGAAATTAACGATAAAATTAGCCGCAAACATGCTGTTGTCTTAACGGTAGAAGAATTAAAAGCACGGGTGGTAGAGGTAGGCATTACCCAAACAGCCAAAGAAGTTGATGTCGTCACCACTGGCACGTTTGAGCCAATGGAGTCTTCGGGAGCAATAATTAACCTGGGGCATACCGATCCACCAATTAAAATTCGGCGCTGCTGGTTGGATGGCGTACCAGCCTACTCTGGTTTCGGTGCGGTGGATTTGTATTTAGGTGCAACGCAGGCAGTTGAAGCCGCCGATGGAGAAGAAAATCGTCTGAGTGTCAGTGAAACTAAAACGCAGATAGTTAAAGGTGGCGGACACGTTATTGCTGACTTAATTGCTGGTAAAACAGTCCAGTTACGCGCTGTAGGACAGGTAACGGACTGCTACCCCAGAGCTAACTTTGAAACAACAATTAGCCGCGAGACAATCAATCAGTTTTATTTATTCAATCCCCGCAATCTCTATCAAAACTTTATCGTTGGAGTCAATGGTGGCGATCGCCCCTTGTTTACCTATCTCGGTCCTTTGCAACCTCGCTTAGGCAATGCGGTTTATTCCAACCCTGGCGCTATTTCCCCTTTATTCAACGACCCAGACTTGCAATTAATTGGCATCGGTACGCGCATATTTTTAGGTGGCGGTATTGGTTACATCGCCTGGGAAGGAACGCAGCATTTTCCCCTACAAAAACGCTTACCGAATCAAACCCCCATCGGTCCCGCCGCCACTTTAGCTCTGATTGGCGATGCCAAGCAAATGAATCCTCAGTGGGTACGTGGTTGTTATTTCAAAAGCTACGGTCCTTCTTTGATGTTGGGTGTGGGCGTACCCTTACCAGTTTTAACTGAGACAGTCGTTGCTAACTGTGCCGTGCAAGATAGAGATCTGGTTGCACCGATTGTAGACTTTTCCATTCCCCGCCGCGTGCGTCCGACGTTTGGGCTAGTTAGCTACGCTCAACTCAAATCTGGACGGATGGCGATCGATGGTAAGTCTGTCAGAGTTGCTCCCTTGGCAAGCATAGCCTTATCGCGGCAAGTTGCCAGGGAGTTGAAACAATGGATTGAGGCTGGAACATTTACCCTCACAGAACCAGTTGCACCGATTCCGAAAGAGCGTTCCTTCCTCCCCCAAGATCGGTGGACGGAGTTTTAG
- a CDS encoding YihY/virulence factor BrkB family protein translates to MLSTRFFRFFRYLNWKTLTKTVARVGQRRLFGLSSEIAYNAMLSLFPAILAVITAIGLFEESFQSTFKELASQLSQVAPDEAMVLIRDFSKQITQTRNTGLFSISFIVAIWAASGALSAAMTALDRIHEIPPKQMRPFWKAKLVSLGLTIGTILLLVVASFLVFISDWLLDFFVLKSQNRLWFLLIIWQLLSWPIALAIVAAAFGFVYRYGPSIWNPGMPLMPGAVLAAVSWALVSAGFRLYVANFGNYNQAYGAIGAVIVLMLWLYMSGLVLLVGDQLNVTVGEQMRSRSQVAKRSASVQN, encoded by the coding sequence ATGCTATCAACTCGTTTTTTCCGCTTCTTCCGCTATCTCAACTGGAAGACTTTGACAAAAACAGTGGCTCGCGTTGGGCAACGTCGTCTGTTTGGACTTTCATCAGAAATTGCTTATAATGCGATGCTGTCTTTGTTTCCGGCAATTCTTGCTGTCATTACCGCGATCGGCTTATTTGAAGAATCCTTCCAATCTACCTTTAAGGAATTAGCAAGTCAATTGAGTCAAGTCGCACCAGATGAGGCGATGGTACTAATTCGAGATTTCTCCAAACAAATTACTCAAACGAGAAATACGGGTTTATTTTCGATTAGTTTTATCGTAGCAATTTGGGCTGCTTCTGGAGCTTTAAGTGCAGCAATGACTGCACTCGATCGCATTCATGAAATTCCCCCAAAACAAATGCGTCCATTTTGGAAAGCAAAACTCGTTTCTTTAGGATTGACAATTGGGACAATTTTACTATTAGTTGTAGCTTCTTTTTTAGTATTTATTAGCGACTGGCTGTTAGATTTTTTTGTATTGAAAAGTCAAAATCGGCTGTGGTTCTTATTAATTATTTGGCAGCTTTTAAGCTGGCCCATTGCCCTAGCGATCGTCGCGGCTGCTTTTGGTTTTGTCTACCGTTATGGACCGAGCATTTGGAACCCTGGAATGCCACTAATGCCAGGAGCCGTATTAGCTGCTGTTTCTTGGGCATTAGTTTCTGCTGGTTTCCGACTTTACGTAGCTAATTTTGGGAATTACAACCAAGCTTACGGCGCAATTGGAGCAGTCATTGTTTTAATGCTTTGGCTCTACATGAGCGGTTTAGTATTATTAGTAGGAGATCAGCTGAACGTCACAGTAGGAGAACAAATGCGATCGCGTTCCCAGGTTGCTAAACGATCGGCTTCAGTTCAGAATTAA
- the petC gene encoding cytochrome b6-f complex iron-sulfur subunit, translating to MAQISESMDVPGMGRRQFMNLLTFGTITGTALGALYPVVKYFIPPAAGGAGGGVTAKDELGNDVSVSQFTANRNPGDRSLVQGLKGDPTYLIVESKGAVGEYGLNAVCTHLGCVVPWNTAENKFKCPCHGSQYDNTGKVVRGPAPLSLALVHTAVQDDKVVLTPWTETDFRTGEDPWWA from the coding sequence ATGGCTCAGATTTCTGAATCAATGGATGTCCCAGGAATGGGGCGACGGCAATTCATGAACTTATTGACTTTTGGGACAATCACAGGTACGGCGCTAGGAGCATTGTACCCAGTAGTCAAGTACTTTATTCCGCCTGCTGCTGGTGGTGCAGGTGGAGGTGTAACGGCAAAAGACGAACTCGGTAATGACGTGAGCGTGAGTCAGTTCACTGCCAACCGTAATCCAGGCGATCGCTCGTTGGTTCAAGGACTGAAGGGCGACCCCACTTACTTGATCGTAGAAAGCAAAGGCGCGGTCGGTGAATATGGCTTAAATGCCGTGTGTACCCACTTAGGCTGTGTCGTGCCTTGGAACACAGCAGAAAACAAGTTTAAGTGTCCTTGTCACGGCTCCCAATACGATAATACGGGTAAAGTCGTGCGCGGTCCCGCCCCCCTATCGCTGGCACTGGTTCACACCGCAGTCCAAGATGACAAAGTCGTGTTAACGCCTTGGACGGAAACCGATTTTCGCACTGGGGAAGATCCTTGGTGGGCTTAG
- the petM gene encoding cytochrome b6-f complex subunit PetM, giving the protein MSEMFTAAILSFSLIFVGIILGYLLLKIQGDEEEAL; this is encoded by the coding sequence ATGAGCGAAATGTTTACTGCTGCTATCTTATCCTTCAGCTTGATTTTTGTAGGAATCATTCTGGGTTATCTCCTACTCAAGATCCAAGGAGACGAAGAAGAAGCCCTGTAA
- a CDS encoding SDR family oxidoreductase: MNILIVGATGTLGRQVARRALDEGYKVRCLVRSQKKATFLKEWGAELVSGSLSQPDTLPAALEGMDVVIDAATARATDSLSIKQVDWDGKVALIQAAKAAGVDRYIFFSILEAEKYPQVPLMEIKRCTELFLSEAGMNYTILRLCGFMQGLIGQYAIPILEGQAIWVTGESSPVAYMDTQDIAKFAVRALSVPATEKQTFPVVGSRAWSAEEITSLCERLTGKPAKVSRLPVNFLRTMRHVTRFFQWGWNVADRLAFAEVLATGVPLTAPMDEVYQTFGLDPQETTTLESYLQEYFGRMLKKLKELEYEKNKTKKKTAKIPVKKSN; the protein is encoded by the coding sequence ATGAATATCTTGATTGTCGGTGCTACTGGCACCTTGGGAAGACAGGTAGCTCGTCGTGCTCTCGATGAGGGGTATAAGGTGCGCTGTCTCGTCCGCAGTCAAAAAAAAGCTACCTTTTTAAAAGAATGGGGTGCTGAACTTGTCTCTGGCAGCCTCAGTCAACCGGACACTCTACCAGCCGCTCTGGAAGGAATGGATGTGGTGATTGACGCTGCTACAGCAAGAGCAACAGATAGCTTGAGTATCAAGCAAGTAGACTGGGATGGTAAGGTAGCGCTGATTCAGGCAGCAAAAGCTGCTGGTGTCGATCGCTACATTTTCTTCTCTATTTTAGAAGCAGAGAAATATCCCCAAGTGCCTTTGATGGAAATCAAGCGCTGTACGGAGCTATTTTTGAGTGAAGCGGGAATGAATTATACTATCCTGCGGCTTTGTGGCTTCATGCAAGGCTTGATCGGTCAGTACGCAATTCCGATTTTAGAGGGACAAGCAATTTGGGTGACGGGTGAATCTTCTCCCGTTGCCTACATGGACACCCAAGACATTGCCAAATTTGCCGTTCGCGCTCTCTCCGTACCAGCAACAGAAAAACAAACTTTTCCTGTAGTTGGTTCTCGCGCCTGGAGTGCAGAGGAAATAACGAGTTTGTGCGAGCGATTGACTGGAAAACCAGCAAAAGTGTCTCGTTTGCCAGTCAACTTTTTGCGCACGATGCGGCACGTCACGCGGTTCTTCCAATGGGGATGGAATGTTGCAGATCGTTTAGCATTTGCTGAAGTACTCGCAACTGGCGTACCTCTGACAGCTCCTATGGATGAAGTCTATCAGACCTTTGGGTTAGACCCCCAGGAGACGACAACTTTAGAAAGCTACTTGCAAGAATACTTCGGACGGATGCTGAAAAAACTCAAGGAATTGGAATACGAAAAAAACAAAACTAAGAAAAAAACAGCCAAAATCCCCGTTAAAAAGAGCAACTAG
- the petA gene encoding cytochrome f has product MKRVSIRARWSCSARAIAKMVLVAIATVAFFFSSDFALPQAAAAYPFWAQQSYPESPREATGRIVCANCHLAAKPTEVEIPQSVLPDSVFEAVVKIPYDTNVQQVVADGSKGGLQVGAVLMLPEGFKIAPPERISEEMKEKVGDLYFQPYSEDQENVVIVGPLPGEQYQEIVFPVLSPDPAKDKSVHFGKYPVHVGGNRGRGQVYPTGEKSNNAAYTASAAGTISKIAKVEDEFGNAKYEVSIQTESGETKVDTVPAGPAFIVSEGQTVAAGDALTDNPNVGGFGQDDGEIVLQSSTRVQWLLAFLAAIMLCQVLLVLKKKQVEKVQAAEMNF; this is encoded by the coding sequence ATGAAAAGAGTTTCGATCCGAGCAAGATGGTCTTGCAGTGCTAGAGCGATCGCCAAGATGGTGCTGGTGGCGATCGCTACAGTAGCCTTTTTCTTCTCTAGCGATTTTGCCCTGCCACAAGCGGCTGCTGCCTATCCTTTCTGGGCGCAGCAATCTTATCCTGAAAGCCCTAGAGAAGCAACCGGACGTATTGTCTGTGCTAACTGCCACCTAGCGGCAAAACCAACAGAAGTAGAAATACCGCAATCGGTATTGCCCGATAGCGTGTTTGAAGCAGTCGTAAAAATTCCCTACGACACTAACGTTCAACAAGTTGTTGCCGATGGCTCCAAAGGTGGACTTCAGGTTGGTGCGGTTTTGATGTTACCAGAAGGCTTCAAAATTGCTCCCCCCGAACGCATCTCTGAGGAAATGAAGGAGAAAGTTGGCGATCTTTATTTCCAACCCTACAGCGAAGACCAAGAAAATGTGGTCATCGTCGGACCCCTCCCTGGCGAACAATATCAAGAAATTGTCTTCCCAGTCCTTTCGCCCGACCCAGCTAAAGACAAGAGCGTTCATTTTGGGAAATACCCCGTTCACGTCGGTGGTAACAGAGGGCGCGGTCAAGTCTACCCCACTGGCGAAAAGAGCAATAACGCCGCTTATACTGCTTCTGCTGCTGGCACGATTTCCAAAATTGCCAAAGTGGAAGATGAATTTGGTAATGCTAAATACGAAGTTAGCATCCAGACTGAATCTGGAGAGACAAAAGTTGACACCGTTCCGGCTGGACCTGCTTTTATCGTCTCTGAAGGACAAACAGTTGCAGCTGGTGATGCTTTGACCGATAACCCCAATGTAGGTGGCTTCGGTCAAGATGACGGAGAAATCGTGCTACAAAGTTCTACCAGAGTACAGTGGTTGTTGGCATTCTTGGCAGCAATTATGTTGTGTCAAGTTCTACTAGTACTGAAGAAAAAGCAGGTAGAAAAAGTTCAAGCAGCTGAAATGAATTTCTAA
- the pdxA gene encoding 4-hydroxythreonine-4-phosphate dehydrogenase PdxA: MTTSMDTSTTTYKTSDRPRIAISMGDPAGIGAEVILKALADQQLGAACQVTVVGNKQVLLDTYERLRQSSYCPLNSYIHPDELEILEVEVVREMVGAVKQGTGNAASGAMSFAYLETAIARTVVGDFHGIVTAPIAKSAWKAAGYDYPGQTELLAEKAGVERFGMLFVARSPHTGWTLRALLATTHIPLRQVSETLTPQLLTHKLDLLVKCLQQDFGVEQPRIAIAGLNPHSGEQGQLGREEVDWLNSWLETERQNRPNLQLEGLLPPDTMWVKPGMAWYGKGAGTSWEQGAGGKRSRGAEEQLPTTNYQLSTTNYHPADAYLALYHDQGLIPVKLMAFDRAVNTSIGLPFIRTSPDHGTAFDIAGKGIADSTSMKAAIQLATELVHHRSQLTVIS, translated from the coding sequence ATGACCACTAGTATGGATACCTCAACGACAACTTACAAAACGAGCGATCGCCCCCGAATTGCAATATCGATGGGAGATCCGGCGGGAATTGGTGCGGAGGTAATTTTGAAAGCCTTGGCAGACCAACAATTAGGGGCAGCTTGTCAAGTTACGGTAGTTGGTAACAAGCAAGTTCTGCTAGATACTTACGAGCGATTGCGTCAAAGTTCCTATTGTCCGTTAAATAGTTATATCCACCCAGATGAATTAGAAATTCTTGAGGTGGAAGTTGTGAGGGAAATGGTAGGCGCAGTCAAGCAGGGTACGGGTAATGCGGCTAGCGGAGCGATGAGTTTTGCTTATTTAGAAACTGCGATCGCCCGAACTGTGGTAGGAGATTTTCACGGGATCGTGACAGCACCAATTGCCAAATCAGCATGGAAAGCCGCAGGATACGATTATCCAGGACAAACCGAATTACTTGCCGAAAAAGCTGGAGTCGAACGATTTGGGATGCTATTCGTAGCGCGATCGCCTCATACTGGCTGGACGCTACGCGCTCTTTTGGCAACCACCCACATCCCCTTGCGCCAAGTCTCAGAGACACTCACACCACAATTGTTGACTCACAAGCTCGATCTGCTAGTGAAATGCCTGCAACAGGACTTTGGCGTAGAACAACCAAGAATTGCGATCGCGGGTTTAAACCCTCACAGTGGCGAACAGGGACAACTAGGACGAGAAGAAGTGGACTGGCTAAATTCTTGGCTGGAAACAGAACGTCAAAATCGCCCCAATCTTCAATTAGAAGGCTTGCTACCACCCGATACTATGTGGGTTAAGCCAGGGATGGCGTGGTATGGGAAGGGAGCAGGGACGAGCTGGGAGCAGGGAGCTGGGGGGAAGAGGAGCAGAGGAGCAGAGGAGCAACTACCAACTACCAACTACCAACTATCAACTACCAACTACCATCCTGCTGATGCGTACTTGGCACTTTATCACGACCAAGGGTTAATTCCAGTCAAATTGATGGCGTTCGATCGCGCTGTTAATACTTCCATCGGTCTTCCCTTCATCCGCACTTCACCCGATCATGGCACGGCTTTTGATATCGCAGGCAAAGGTATTGCCGACTCAACTAGCATGAAAGCCGCGATTCAACTCGCTACGGAATTAGTCCACCATAGAAGTCAGTTAACAGTTATCAGTTAA
- the mltA gene encoding murein transglycosylase A yields the protein MRKKIASIALGVGVAILTTSVSPVARAVPRLLSVTQQKNVECCQPELLGLDEQIWGENGQAGDWRSLLRSIDHSLKYIQSPAAARAYRKYPIKGITRDRVWRSLVRFRQLVVKSRTPAELQAAVRREFDFYQSSGRNGRGEVLFTAYYEPIYLASRVPTAEFRYPLYRLPPNFDKFQRLTRWQLEGKDGLSGSKNRLRGLEIVWLRDRLEALLVQIQGSARLLLPDGKMITLGYAGKTAHPYVSLGKELAKDGKLPLSGLTLPVMIDYFRRHPEELSNYIPRVRGFVFFRETHGAPATGSLGVPVTAERSIATDKSLMPPGALALMQTALPFASNFGQLEYRNVSRYVLDQDTGSAIKGAGRVDYFMGTGQHAGDRAGVTGSRGNLYYLLLKQ from the coding sequence ATGAGAAAGAAGATAGCTTCAATTGCCCTTGGTGTGGGGGTTGCAATTCTTACTACTAGCGTGTCACCCGTCGCCCGTGCAGTACCGCGTTTGTTGAGCGTGACACAGCAAAAAAATGTCGAATGCTGTCAGCCGGAACTGTTGGGATTAGACGAGCAAATCTGGGGTGAAAACGGGCAAGCAGGAGACTGGCGATCGCTACTACGATCGATCGACCATAGTTTGAAGTATATTCAATCGCCAGCAGCGGCGAGGGCATATCGTAAGTATCCAATTAAAGGGATTACCCGCGATCGCGTTTGGCGCAGTTTAGTGCGCTTTCGGCAATTAGTCGTGAAATCTCGTACTCCCGCCGAACTACAAGCCGCAGTCAGGCGCGAATTTGATTTCTATCAATCTTCTGGGCGCAATGGCAGGGGAGAAGTCTTATTTACGGCATATTACGAACCGATATATTTAGCTAGTCGCGTTCCCACCGCAGAATTCCGCTATCCCCTTTATCGTTTACCTCCTAATTTTGATAAATTCCAACGTTTAACTCGGTGGCAATTAGAAGGTAAAGATGGCTTGTCAGGATCGAAAAATCGGTTGCGAGGGCTAGAAATTGTCTGGTTGCGCGATCGCCTAGAAGCACTCCTAGTCCAAATTCAAGGATCTGCCCGTTTGCTGCTTCCAGATGGCAAGATGATAACTCTCGGTTACGCTGGCAAAACAGCCCATCCCTATGTCAGTTTGGGCAAGGAACTTGCAAAAGACGGCAAATTGCCTTTAAGCGGTTTAACCTTACCCGTAATGATCGATTATTTCCGCAGGCATCCAGAGGAACTGAGTAACTATATCCCCCGCGTGCGCGGTTTCGTGTTCTTTCGCGAAACTCATGGCGCACCTGCAACTGGTAGTTTGGGAGTACCAGTAACAGCAGAACGTTCGATCGCGACGGATAAATCTCTGATGCCTCCTGGTGCATTAGCATTGATGCAAACCGCATTGCCCTTCGCCAGTAATTTCGGTCAGTTAGAGTATCGAAACGTTAGCCGCTACGTATTAGATCAGGACACTGGTAGCGCCATCAAGGGAGCAGGTAGGGTAGATTATTTCATGGGTACGGGGCAACATGCAGGCGATCGCGCTGGGGTGACGGGTAGTCGGGGAAACCTCTACTATTTGTTGCTGAAACAGTAA
- the thrC gene encoding threonine synthase gives MTLSLSANTSSNCQNWSGLIETYRQYLPVTDQTPVVTLLEGNTPLIPAPAIAAQIGRQVRVLVKYDGLNPTGSFKDRGMTMAISKAKEAGAKAVICASTGNTSAAAAAYARRGGMRAFVLIPDGYVALGKLAQALLYGAEILAIKGNFDRALEIVREMAETYPVNLVNSVNPYRLEGQKTAAFEIVDNLGNAPDWLCIPVGNAGNITAYWMGFCQYHSLGKCDRLPKMMGFQATGAAPLVTGQAVTHPETIATAIRIGNPASWQKAIAVQTASAGEFNAVSDAEILDAYRFLASEEGIFCEPASAASVAGLFKVKDRVPSGATVVCVLTGNGLKDPDTAINHSQNSFKQGIEPTLESVAKVMGF, from the coding sequence GTGACTCTAAGCCTGTCTGCTAATACATCATCAAATTGCCAAAATTGGTCTGGACTGATAGAAACATATCGGCAATATTTGCCTGTTACTGACCAGACTCCAGTTGTAACTTTGTTAGAGGGGAACACCCCCTTAATTCCCGCCCCTGCGATCGCGGCTCAGATTGGCAGACAGGTGCGCGTACTCGTTAAGTATGATGGTTTAAACCCAACGGGTAGCTTCAAAGACCGAGGCATGACGATGGCAATCTCCAAGGCAAAAGAAGCCGGAGCCAAAGCTGTTATTTGTGCTAGTACGGGCAATACCTCAGCAGCAGCGGCGGCTTATGCGCGGCGTGGCGGAATGCGAGCTTTCGTCTTAATTCCTGATGGCTACGTTGCTCTAGGAAAACTCGCACAAGCTTTGCTGTATGGAGCAGAAATACTAGCAATCAAAGGTAACTTCGATCGCGCCTTAGAAATTGTGCGCGAGATGGCAGAGACTTATCCAGTGAATTTGGTGAATTCAGTCAATCCCTATCGTTTAGAAGGGCAGAAAACTGCAGCATTTGAGATTGTTGACAACTTAGGCAACGCCCCCGACTGGTTGTGCATTCCCGTAGGCAACGCAGGAAATATAACAGCATATTGGATGGGATTTTGTCAATATCACAGTTTAGGAAAGTGCGATCGCTTGCCTAAAATGATGGGATTTCAAGCAACTGGCGCTGCTCCTTTAGTCACGGGACAAGCCGTAACTCACCCCGAGACAATTGCGACAGCAATACGCATTGGCAACCCCGCCAGCTGGCAAAAAGCGATCGCGGTACAAACAGCTAGTGCGGGAGAATTTAATGCTGTCAGCGATGCCGAAATCTTAGACGCATACCGTTTTCTTGCCTCCGAAGAAGGCATTTTCTGCGAACCCGCCAGTGCTGCATCTGTGGCTGGACTGTTCAAGGTAAAAGATCGAGTTCCCAGCGGTGCAACCGTAGTTTGCGTTTTAACCGGAAACGGTTTGAAAGATCCAGACACAGCCATCAACCACAGTCAAAACAGCTTTAAGCAAGGAATTGAGCCGACGCTGGAATCGGTAGCAAAAGTGATGGGATTTTAA
- a CDS encoding PPC domain-containing protein translates to MILKAVVVRVSQVFIPATCVAIAMGMSAVVAQCSQCKLYNPITLPASNQIDDTLSEKDIPTGQGGFARDYVMEFKEGESVAIDLASESFDAILTLLAEDGSTVAENDDGPDGSNNALLFTRIAKTGRYIVRVRAFGETGVGNFRLKVTRLQPVSSERSNPLIPKLRQFLK, encoded by the coding sequence ATGATCCTAAAGGCTGTCGTAGTTAGAGTAAGCCAAGTATTTATCCCTGCTACCTGTGTGGCGATCGCAATGGGAATGAGCGCCGTTGTTGCCCAATGCAGCCAATGCAAGCTTTATAATCCTATTACTTTGCCTGCCAGTAATCAGATCGATGATACTCTATCGGAAAAAGATATTCCCACGGGTCAGGGAGGATTTGCCCGCGATTACGTGATGGAATTTAAAGAGGGTGAAAGTGTGGCGATCGATCTTGCCTCTGAGAGTTTTGACGCAATCTTGACGCTACTTGCCGAAGATGGTTCTACAGTGGCAGAAAATGATGATGGTCCTGATGGCAGTAACAATGCTCTATTGTTTACACGAATTGCTAAAACAGGAAGATATATCGTTCGCGTGCGAGCATTTGGGGAAACTGGGGTTGGTAACTTTCGTCTCAAAGTGACGCGGCTGCAACCAGTATCGTCCGAGCGTAGCAATCCACTTATACCAAAGTTACGTCAATTTCTGAAGTAA